A single region of the Desulfobaculum xiamenense genome encodes:
- a CDS encoding riboflavin synthase, with product MFTGLVQTTGTVRSVEARGSETRLCIGFPSSALPDLELGESIAVNGTCLTVETFGKDWYTAYASAETLSHTNLGTLRPGSLVNLERALALGDRLGGHLVSGHVDCTARVQSISPAGLSRIYRLSFPAEHGRYVIEKGSVALDGISLTVNACGPDWLEVNIIPETQRATTISGWKPGYGVNMETDLIGKYVRRMVAPWTGDDAQSTEDSSGITEAFLRMNGF from the coding sequence ATGTTCACCGGACTTGTGCAGACAACCGGAACCGTACGCTCCGTGGAAGCGCGCGGCAGCGAGACGCGGCTGTGCATCGGCTTCCCGTCCAGTGCGCTGCCCGATCTCGAACTCGGCGAGAGCATCGCCGTCAACGGCACCTGCCTCACGGTGGAAACCTTCGGCAAGGACTGGTACACCGCCTACGCCTCCGCCGAAACGCTCTCCCACACCAATCTCGGTACGCTGCGCCCCGGCTCGCTGGTCAACCTCGAACGCGCCCTCGCCCTCGGCGACAGGCTGGGCGGGCATCTGGTCAGCGGCCATGTGGACTGCACCGCGCGGGTTCAGTCCATCTCCCCTGCGGGCCTCTCGCGCATCTACCGACTTTCCTTCCCGGCCGAACACGGCCGCTACGTCATAGAAAAGGGCTCCGTGGCCCTCGACGGCATCAGCCTCACGGTCAACGCCTGCGGTCCAGACTGGCTCGAAGTGAACATCATCCCCGAGACCCAGCGCGCCACCACCATCTCTGGCTGGAAGCCCGGCTATGGCGTGAACATGGAAACGGACTTGATAGGCAAGTACGTGCGTCGTATGGTCGCCCCCTGGACCGGCGACGACGCGCAAAGCACGGAAGATTCCTCCGGAATCACCGAGGCCTTCCTGCGCATGAACGGATTCTAG